From the Quercus lobata isolate SW786 chromosome 6, ValleyOak3.0 Primary Assembly, whole genome shotgun sequence genome, one window contains:
- the LOC115950364 gene encoding uncharacterized protein LOC115950364, with translation MGTQEEITRYANISQMDDDDFLAPFLNGSQNTSMPIQESCSKFEIVTSNLTKHGGNFSVDEDNVLVSAWLNISMDAVQGTDQRIENFWEKIWQYFCEDNNYRTTRSASSLQSRWGNINRETSRFTGFMAKIEARNKIGGTDKDKNQPKWSMPKERSKGLPQTLSSIDQVGSNDDDTMEESHEQDREALRIKADRVRVDVQRADIEKERLRLETIREAQKADIEKERLRLETIREEGRIMTMDTSGHSRLRKLLFDNSDENEIMRRVLKGSTSQRKRRRYIEHDRLVGHKRLYLNYFADTPITAALRMLVYGVAANFMDEYVWIGESTVIESLKKFVKAVVDIFSKKYLRSPNNEDISRLLVNRERRGFPGMLGSINCMHWKWKNCPTAWKGQYSSHIREPTIVLEAVASFDLLIRHTFFGLLGSNNDINVLERSLIFSELEQRRALAVNYSINDHEYTMGYYLADGIYPKWSTFFKTIPSPRGHKRKLFTKTQEVNRKDVELAFGVLQARFAIVRGPARFFYSETLQDIMKAYVILHNMIVEDERDVNKAVEVDYEQIDNNPTIQLSREHTNEFTEFIETHQCIQDREIHDQLQLDLIEHLWQLQGEL, from the exons ATGGGTACACAAGAAGAGATAACACGATATGCTAATATCTCAcaaatggatgatgatgattttctggCACCATTTTTAAATGGGTCTCAAAATACTTCAATGCCCATCCAAGAGTCTTGTTCGAAATTTGAAATTGTCACCTCTAATCTAACAAAACATGGTGGCAACTTCAGTGTAGATGAAGACAACGTCCTCGTCTCTGCATGGCTCAACATTAGCATGGATGCCGTGCAAGGTACTGACCAAaggattgaaaatttttgggagaAAATTTGGCAATACTTTTGTGAGGACAATAATTACAGAACCACACGTTCTGCTTCCTCCCTCCAAAGTCGATGGGGAAATATTAATAGGGAGACAAGTAGGTTTACTGGGTTCATGGCTAAAATTGAAGCCCGAAATAAAATTGGTGGAACTGACAAGGACAAG AACCAACCAAAGTGGAGTATGCCTAAGGAAAGATCAAAAGGGCTCCCTCAAACTCTTAGTTCAATTGATCAAGTTGGTAGTAATGATGATGACACAATGGAG GAATCACATGAACAAGACAGAGAGGCACTTCGCATCAAAGCGGATAGGGTTCGAGTGGATGTGCAAAGAGCTGATATTGAAAAGGAAAGGCTTCGTCTTGAAACTATTAGGGAGGCGCAAAAAGCTGATATTGAAAAGGAAAGACTTCGTCTTGAAACTATTAGGGAGGAGGGAAGAATAATGACCATGGATACAAGTG GTCACTCTAGGCTTCGCAAATTGCTTTTTGACAACTCAGATGAGAATGAGATAATGAGGCGAGTTCTTAAGGGTTCAACATCACAACGTAAACGTCGTCGGTATATCGAACATGATCGTTTGGTAGGCCATAAAAGACTTTATCTCAACTACTTCGCCGACACACCA ATAACAGCTGCACTTAGGATGCTTGTGTATGGAGTGGCAGCTAATTTTATGGATGAGTATGTGTGGATTGGAGAATCCACTGTAATAGAAAGtctgaaaaaatttgttaaagcgGTGGTTGATATTTTCTCCAAGAAATACTTGAGGTCCCCAAACAACGAAGACATTTCTAGACTTTTAGTCAATAGGGAAAGACGTGGATTTCCAGGGATGCTAGGGAGCATTAATTGCATGCAttggaaatggaaaaattgTCCAACTGCATGGAAAGGTCAGTACTCTAGTCACATTCGTGAGCCAACCATTGTTTTAGAAGCAGTGGcatcatttgatcttttgatACGGCATACATTTTTTGGGTTACTCGGGTCAAATAATGACATTAATGTATTAGAACGGTCTCTTATATTTTCTGAGCTCGAACAAAGACGTGCTCTTGCAGTTAATTACTCAATCAATGACCATGAGTATACAATGGGATACTACCTTGCCGATGGCATATATCCGAAATGGtcaacattttttaaaacaattccATCTCCACGAggacataaaagaaaattatttacaaaaaccCAAGAGGTGAATAGAAAGGATGTAGAGCTTGCATTTGGAGTGCTTCAAGCAAGATTCGCAATTGTGCGTGGACCTGCAAGATTTTTCTATAGTGAAACGCTCCAAGACATCATGAAAGCATACGTAATTCTTCATAACATGATCGTTGAGGATGAGCGAGATGTAAATAAAGCGGTGGAAGTAGATTATGAGCAAATTGATAACAATCCTACTATACAACTGTCACGGGAGCACACAAATGAATTTACGGAGTTTATTGAAACCCATCAATGTATTCAAGACCGTGAAATTCATGATCAACTCCAATTAGACCTCATTGAGCATTTATGGCAATTACAAGGGGAGTTGTAG